From the Deinococcus misasensis DSM 22328 genome, one window contains:
- a CDS encoding AfsR/SARP family transcriptional regulator → MKRKHVLPLICCLGQPSMVVQNNRQVLPNERALWLLTYLAAQENWVSREEVARILWPDAASSVARTRLRQLILRIKDLGWAPQMDIDQSKLRWSQGCDLHVFRDAYAHQQWNVVHAIYQGTLLMGCATDASDEFTAWLDMERFKLQCQWRMAAHQHALQLMGQGQVQQAEEVLQHILQVDPLAEDVLCDYLRLALQNGHRDAASEQYLLFARELEAQLQMKPRADTQALFAALREPLDVPVSRPSRTTVQMSTPLMGRESELQSLLQQLAEPELRIITLTGVGGAGKTRLALEVARRVNLKTHVLSLVGHPADQPLVLTLAQHLQLPLSHASSAPEQVKSVLGKQPTLLVLDNTEHILPLARDFVSWVQDCPGVKVLLTSRICLGVPGERVHALAGLEQETEALNLLLEAADRVMPQTPLTEEEKTAALQICERVQFLPLGLELAGAWRRMLGWTEIRDELQKSLDFLTGALPGISERHSGMRIVFEHSWRLLPAHLQQALRKLMVFRGSFERLSALSIAGISNRDLLSLMDHSLVKRMRGSDQRFEVHELIREYVTEKQQAHPEEIRETRARHAHYFLGYVNKHDPYAPLANQQIALQHLTQEQENLHIALQHLYDTRDTPTLLNLLTPMCLLWVTRNMILQASEWLGKIRDLPDVQNSGPLYAELLLNYGNLARFQGQFETAGQHYLETIQLAEQHQSIHTASAARNSLGAMCLIAGQIEQAEKLFQDNLQALDCWKVECRHQQAFSHLGLGHVRRLKGDLQEAERLIQRSLQIIQPQGTHHFLTYVYEGLGLLCLDQGRLEEAYTWMTRSLLEKERLENTFERAITWYDLGVIQFRQQGWDLAADHFARSLKTALDWNQPQTVAASLEHLAEWAARKGHPESACLLWGAASTFKTRIQTPSGRPFPVRDGALQKQVQERLGPAQVMLLERDGSQLSLREVVALVRKLCPEKSSVTSVLYGGPPLVFGT, encoded by the coding sequence ATGAAAAGAAAGCATGTTCTCCCCCTGATTTGTTGCCTTGGACAGCCCTCGATGGTGGTCCAGAACAACCGTCAGGTGTTGCCCAATGAACGGGCACTCTGGCTTTTGACCTATCTGGCAGCGCAGGAAAACTGGGTGTCTCGAGAGGAAGTGGCCCGCATCCTCTGGCCTGATGCAGCCAGCAGTGTGGCTCGAACCCGCCTCAGGCAATTGATCCTCAGGATCAAAGACCTCGGGTGGGCCCCTCAAATGGACATCGACCAGAGCAAATTGCGCTGGAGTCAGGGCTGCGACCTGCATGTTTTCCGGGATGCTTACGCCCACCAGCAGTGGAACGTGGTGCATGCAATCTATCAGGGAACGTTGCTCATGGGTTGTGCCACAGACGCTTCAGACGAATTCACCGCGTGGCTGGACATGGAACGTTTCAAATTGCAGTGCCAGTGGCGCATGGCTGCCCACCAGCATGCCTTGCAGCTCATGGGTCAGGGACAGGTGCAGCAGGCCGAGGAGGTCCTCCAGCACATCTTACAGGTGGACCCTCTGGCAGAGGACGTGCTGTGCGACTACCTGCGTCTTGCCTTGCAAAACGGGCATCGGGATGCTGCCTCTGAGCAGTACCTGTTGTTTGCCAGAGAACTCGAAGCCCAGTTGCAGATGAAGCCCAGAGCAGACACGCAAGCCCTTTTTGCTGCCTTGCGTGAACCTCTGGATGTGCCGGTGTCCAGACCTTCACGCACCACCGTTCAGATGAGCACCCCCCTGATGGGCCGGGAGTCAGAATTGCAATCCCTTTTGCAACAACTTGCTGAGCCAGAGTTGCGCATCATCACCTTGACCGGCGTGGGAGGGGCAGGAAAAACCCGTCTGGCTCTGGAAGTGGCCCGCCGGGTGAACCTGAAAACCCATGTGTTGTCTCTGGTGGGGCATCCTGCAGATCAGCCTCTGGTGCTCACACTGGCACAACATTTGCAGTTGCCTCTCTCCCATGCCAGCAGTGCGCCAGAGCAGGTGAAAAGTGTGCTGGGCAAACAGCCCACCTTGCTGGTGCTGGACAACACAGAGCACATCCTTCCTCTGGCCAGAGATTTTGTGTCGTGGGTGCAGGACTGTCCGGGTGTCAAGGTGCTGCTGACCAGTCGCATCTGTCTGGGGGTGCCCGGAGAGAGGGTCCATGCTCTGGCTGGATTGGAGCAGGAAACCGAAGCCCTGAACTTGCTGCTGGAAGCGGCAGACCGTGTGATGCCCCAAACCCCACTCACCGAAGAAGAAAAAACAGCGGCTTTGCAGATCTGTGAACGGGTGCAATTTCTGCCTCTGGGTCTGGAACTGGCCGGTGCATGGCGCAGGATGCTGGGCTGGACCGAAATCCGCGACGAACTGCAAAAAAGTCTGGATTTCCTGACCGGGGCCCTCCCAGGCATTTCCGAAAGACACTCCGGGATGCGGATTGTCTTTGAGCACTCGTGGCGGTTGCTTCCTGCCCATTTGCAGCAGGCTTTGCGAAAATTGATGGTGTTCAGGGGCAGTTTTGAGCGGCTCTCTGCCCTGAGCATCGCAGGCATCAGCAACCGGGATTTGCTGTCCCTGATGGACCACTCTCTGGTGAAACGCATGCGGGGCAGCGACCAGCGTTTCGAGGTGCACGAACTGATCCGGGAGTACGTCACCGAAAAACAGCAAGCCCACCCCGAGGAGATCCGTGAGACCCGTGCCAGACATGCCCATTACTTTCTGGGGTATGTCAACAAGCATGATCCGTATGCCCCTCTGGCGAATCAGCAGATTGCTTTGCAGCACCTGACACAGGAGCAAGAAAACCTGCACATCGCTTTGCAGCACCTTTATGACACCAGAGACACCCCCACGCTTCTGAACCTGCTCACCCCCATGTGCCTGTTGTGGGTGACCCGCAACATGATTTTGCAGGCGTCTGAATGGCTGGGCAAAATCCGGGATTTGCCAGATGTGCAAAACTCGGGGCCGCTTTATGCAGAACTGCTTTTGAATTACGGCAATCTGGCCCGCTTTCAGGGACAGTTTGAGACTGCTGGACAGCACTATCTGGAAACCATCCAGCTGGCCGAACAACACCAGAGCATTCACACTGCTTCGGCAGCGCGAAACAGCCTTGGGGCCATGTGCCTGATTGCGGGACAGATCGAACAGGCCGAAAAACTGTTTCAGGACAACCTGCAAGCGCTGGATTGCTGGAAGGTGGAATGTCGGCACCAGCAAGCCTTCAGCCATCTGGGACTCGGGCATGTGCGCCGCTTGAAAGGAGACCTGCAAGAGGCCGAGCGCCTGATCCAGAGGAGTTTGCAGATCATCCAACCACAAGGGACCCACCACTTCCTGACCTATGTCTATGAAGGCCTCGGGTTGCTGTGCCTCGATCAGGGGCGTCTGGAGGAGGCCTACACTTGGATGACCCGCAGCCTGCTTGAAAAAGAACGGCTGGAAAACACCTTCGAGCGGGCCATCACCTGGTACGACCTCGGGGTGATTCAGTTTCGGCAGCAGGGGTGGGATCTGGCCGCCGACCATTTTGCCCGCAGCCTCAAAACCGCTCTGGACTGGAACCAGCCCCAGACGGTGGCAGCTTCTCTGGAACACCTTGCTGAATGGGCTGCACGCAAAGGACATCCAGAGTCGGCCTGCCTGCTGTGGGGTGCAGCCAGCACCTTCAAAACCCGCATTCAAACCCCATCAGGTCGGCCTTTTCCAGTTCGAGATGGGGCGCTGCAAAAGCAGGTTCAAGAGAGGCTTGGACCCGCTCAGGTCATGCTCCTTGAGCGGGATGGATCCCAACTGTCCCTCAGGGAGGTGGTGGCTCTGGTGCGGAAACTGTGCCCAGAGAAATCCTCTGTTACCAGCGTGCTTTATGGCGGTCCACCCTTGGTTTTCGGAACCTGA
- a CDS encoding phospholipase A2, with product MKLKLILSAALLSLTLAACSTAQVPTAVTETGISAEDQALLQELETNQPEVAQSFREALKQSAQADSEITIEPQNTLMVSIALGSMSNYNNHYSRRGSYTQFDWSRDGCSAPSWVSKLFGDANTRFRPACNQHDFGYRNYRKFGMANEWNRAKVDSKFYSNMLSICSSNYSWYNPLRYACNKSAEAYYLAVVAAGWNHYY from the coding sequence ATGAAACTGAAGTTGATTCTGTCTGCAGCCCTGCTTTCCCTGACCCTTGCCGCCTGCTCCACCGCACAGGTCCCCACCGCTGTCACCGAAACCGGGATCAGCGCTGAAGACCAGGCCCTCTTGCAAGAACTGGAAACCAACCAGCCTGAAGTGGCCCAGAGTTTCCGCGAAGCCCTGAAACAATCCGCTCAGGCCGACAGCGAAATCACCATTGAACCCCAGAACACCCTGATGGTGTCCATCGCTCTGGGCAGCATGTCCAACTACAACAACCACTACAGCCGCCGTGGCTCTTACACCCAGTTCGACTGGAGCCGCGACGGGTGCTCCGCCCCAAGCTGGGTTTCCAAGCTGTTTGGAGATGCCAACACCCGATTCCGCCCGGCCTGCAACCAGCACGACTTCGGTTACCGCAACTACCGCAAGTTCGGCATGGCCAATGAATGGAACCGCGCCAAAGTGGATTCCAAGTTCTACAGCAACATGCTGTCCATCTGCTCCAGCAACTACAGCTGGTACAACCCCCTGCGCTATGCCTGCAACAAGAGCGCTGAAGCGTACTACCTTGCCGTGGTCGCTGCGGGCTGGAACCACTACTATTGA
- a CDS encoding NAD-dependent succinate-semialdehyde dehydrogenase yields MTTQIAEYPTQAYINGQWTSTGKTFGITNPATAERLFEVTDCGAEQAEAALQAALEAYQSWKHTNPFERGRIIAKWAALMHQNSEKLARIMTLEMGKPIIETRGEVKYAASFAEWYAEEGKRHAGTMLHMPFDHKRGMVRYDPVGVCYAVTPWNFPAGMITRKVAPALAAGCVMVLKPAEQSPVTALYLAELWEEAGGPKGTFQVLPALDPVPVSKPFIDSRDCRKITFTGSTEVGRILYTQAAQTIKRISFELGGHAPFIIFPDADLDLAVKEVMLAKYRNAGQTCICVNRLYVHESVAEDFTARLVAKVKTLKVGNPIEQTTSVGPLVEQAGLDKVQRHVQDAVSKGATCEIGGEHLGGLFYAPTVLSGVTNDMVIMTEETFGPVAAITTFKTTEEAIELANNTPFGLAAYLWTKDIATGFKVSEALEYGIVGVNDGVPSAASPHVPFGGMKFSGVGREGGEWGLMEYLEPKLISYGLYE; encoded by the coding sequence ATGACCACCCAGATTGCCGAATACCCGACCCAGGCTTACATCAATGGACAGTGGACCTCCACAGGCAAAACCTTTGGCATCACCAACCCGGCCACCGCAGAACGGCTGTTCGAGGTCACCGATTGCGGAGCAGAACAGGCAGAGGCCGCACTGCAAGCTGCTCTGGAGGCTTACCAGAGCTGGAAGCACACCAACCCCTTTGAACGGGGCCGCATCATCGCCAAATGGGCTGCCTTGATGCACCAGAACAGCGAAAAACTGGCCCGCATCATGACCCTCGAAATGGGCAAACCCATCATCGAAACCCGCGGTGAAGTCAAATACGCTGCCAGCTTCGCAGAATGGTACGCCGAAGAAGGCAAACGCCACGCCGGAACCATGCTGCACATGCCTTTCGACCACAAACGGGGCATGGTCCGCTACGATCCAGTGGGCGTGTGTTACGCGGTCACCCCATGGAATTTCCCTGCAGGCATGATCACCCGCAAAGTGGCCCCGGCCCTTGCCGCAGGTTGCGTGATGGTGCTCAAACCCGCCGAACAAAGCCCGGTCACGGCCCTTTACCTTGCCGAACTCTGGGAAGAGGCCGGAGGCCCCAAAGGCACTTTTCAGGTGCTTCCTGCCCTTGATCCCGTTCCGGTCAGCAAACCCTTCATTGACAGCCGGGATTGCCGCAAAATCACCTTCACGGGCAGCACCGAAGTGGGGCGCATCCTGTACACGCAGGCCGCCCAGACCATCAAACGCATTTCTTTTGAGCTGGGTGGACATGCCCCCTTCATCATCTTCCCGGATGCCGACCTCGATCTGGCCGTGAAAGAAGTCATGCTGGCGAAATACCGCAACGCAGGCCAGACCTGCATCTGCGTGAACCGCCTCTACGTGCATGAAAGTGTAGCGGAAGACTTCACCGCCCGACTGGTGGCCAAAGTCAAAACCCTGAAAGTCGGCAACCCCATCGAGCAGACCACCAGCGTGGGACCTCTGGTGGAACAGGCCGGTCTCGACAAAGTCCAGAGGCACGTTCAGGACGCTGTCTCCAAAGGGGCCACCTGTGAAATTGGTGGAGAACACCTCGGCGGACTGTTCTATGCGCCCACAGTGCTCTCTGGCGTCACCAACGACATGGTGATCATGACCGAAGAAACCTTCGGACCCGTGGCCGCCATCACTACTTTCAAAACCACCGAAGAGGCCATTGAACTGGCCAACAACACCCCCTTTGGCCTCGCAGCTTACCTGTGGACCAAAGACATCGCCACCGGATTCAAAGTCTCTGAAGCCTTGGAATACGGCATTGTCGGTGTGAACGATGGGGTCCCCAGTGCTGCAAGCCCACACGTTCCTTTCGGCGGCATGAAGTTCTCTGGTGTGGGCCGCGAAGGGGGAGAGTGGGGCCTGATGGAATATCTGGAGCCCAAACTGATCAGCTACGGGTTGTACGAATGA
- a CDS encoding amidohydrolase, whose amino-acid sequence MSTLYTNAKLWGRSETSVLVKDGLIAQFGFEGEADQTIDLQGAHLLPGFNDAHVHIWKVGQLRTTTLDLRGIGTLPELFEAIKTRLLTLQSGEWLYARGWNEASLAEKRPPLRTELDEVAPHNPILLTRTCAHIHAANTLAFQQAGIDASTPNPPGGEVHYQNGLLLETALGLIQKAMPKPSVQDYERWVLAGCDYLREQGCTYATDPAVDPPLLQAYINLAEQGKLPIRVNVLYIRRPDGGKDTYPLPEPYEHPFLRVKSVKFFADGGLSGATAALSVPYQNTPEPSQGVLRFDTEELYDLMLEAHLAGFQIGTHAIGDRTLTQVLGIYQRLYTEHPTDVRHRIEHFGLPDPEHLKLAHDLGVVVVPQAIFLRELRVNFERYLPESFKARCYNLRQMLDAGLTVALSSDGPVVKELRILEGIKTAMHEGMLPENNISLTEAITAYTLGGAQAQQQEHLYGTLEVGKKADFVLLSHLPAHPESQILKTILAEEHPS is encoded by the coding sequence ATGAGCACCCTATACACCAACGCAAAACTCTGGGGTCGCAGCGAAACCTCTGTGCTGGTGAAAGACGGCCTCATTGCGCAGTTTGGTTTTGAAGGAGAGGCAGACCAGACCATCGACCTGCAAGGTGCACACCTGCTGCCCGGTTTCAACGATGCCCACGTGCACATCTGGAAGGTGGGGCAGCTTCGCACCACCACGCTGGATTTGCGTGGCATTGGAACCTTGCCAGAGCTTTTCGAGGCCATCAAAACGCGCCTTTTGACCCTCCAGTCCGGAGAGTGGCTGTATGCCAGAGGCTGGAATGAAGCCAGCCTTGCTGAGAAACGCCCTCCACTCAGGACCGAACTGGACGAGGTGGCCCCACACAACCCGATCCTGCTCACCCGAACCTGTGCCCACATCCACGCAGCCAACACCCTTGCGTTTCAGCAGGCTGGGATAGATGCTTCTACGCCCAATCCGCCCGGTGGAGAAGTGCATTACCAAAACGGTTTGCTGCTGGAAACCGCTCTGGGCCTGATCCAGAAGGCCATGCCAAAACCGTCGGTGCAGGATTACGAACGCTGGGTGCTGGCGGGATGTGATTACCTCCGCGAACAGGGCTGCACTTATGCCACCGATCCTGCCGTGGACCCTCCACTCTTGCAGGCATACATCAACCTTGCTGAACAGGGAAAACTGCCCATCCGGGTGAATGTGCTGTACATCCGCAGGCCCGATGGAGGCAAAGACACCTACCCCCTCCCAGAGCCCTACGAGCATCCCTTTTTGCGCGTAAAATCTGTCAAATTCTTTGCAGATGGGGGCCTCTCTGGAGCCACCGCTGCCCTCAGTGTCCCTTACCAGAACACCCCCGAGCCCTCGCAGGGCGTGCTGCGCTTCGACACCGAAGAACTGTATGACCTGATGCTCGAAGCCCACCTTGCAGGTTTCCAGATTGGCACCCACGCCATCGGAGACCGCACCCTGACGCAGGTCCTCGGGATTTACCAGAGGCTGTACACGGAGCACCCAACAGACGTCCGGCACCGCATCGAGCATTTCGGGCTTCCAGACCCCGAGCACCTGAAACTGGCCCACGACCTCGGGGTGGTGGTGGTGCCTCAGGCGATTTTCCTGCGCGAACTCCGGGTCAACTTTGAGCGTTACCTCCCAGAAAGTTTCAAGGCCAGATGTTATAACCTCAGGCAGATGCTGGACGCTGGCCTGACCGTGGCCCTTTCCAGCGATGGTCCAGTCGTCAAAGAACTGCGCATTCTGGAAGGCATCAAAACCGCCATGCACGAAGGCATGCTCCCCGAGAACAACATCTCTTTAACAGAGGCCATCACCGCTTACACGCTCGGGGGTGCGCAGGCCCAGCAACAAGAACACCTTTACGGCACGCTGGAAGTGGGCAAAAAAGCAGACTTTGTGCTGCTCAGCCACCTTCCAGCCCACCCCGAGAGCCAGATCCTGAAAACCATCCTTGCAGAGGAGCACCCTTCATGA
- a CDS encoding GNAT family N-acetyltransferase, which translates to MSERFVVVQSSTEMAVRLAEIQRACFPDLSEEELMRPEHYLSHQKVFPEGQHAVLDTETNEVVASSSDLRLNVDFDHIQHRYMDAVDNNYLTNHDPAGEWLYGADIAVHPDYRGHGLSTLLYDARHRLIRKLGLKGHVAGAMPKGYHLHPELSIEEYVQKVMAGDLRDPVLSVQLKRGYQVHGIIHDYLEDPTCGNYGVFICWLNPERQP; encoded by the coding sequence GTGTCTGAACGTTTTGTGGTGGTGCAGTCCTCTACGGAAATGGCGGTCAGGCTCGCGGAAATCCAGCGGGCCTGCTTCCCGGACCTCAGCGAGGAAGAATTGATGCGCCCCGAGCACTACCTGTCCCATCAAAAGGTCTTTCCAGAAGGACAACACGCCGTTCTGGACACCGAAACCAACGAAGTGGTGGCCTCCAGCAGTGACCTGCGTCTGAATGTGGATTTTGACCACATCCAGCACCGCTACATGGACGCCGTGGACAACAATTACCTCACCAACCATGATCCAGCAGGGGAGTGGCTGTATGGGGCAGACATCGCGGTGCATCCCGATTACCGCGGGCATGGCCTGAGCACCCTGCTGTACGACGCAAGGCATCGCCTGATCCGTAAGCTGGGTCTGAAAGGCCATGTGGCCGGAGCAATGCCCAAGGGTTATCACCTGCACCCAGAGCTTTCCATCGAAGAGTACGTGCAGAAGGTGATGGCAGGCGACCTCAGGGATCCAGTCCTGAGCGTACAACTGAAAAGGGGATACCAGGTACACGGCATCATCCATGATTACCTTGAAGACCCCACCTGCGGAAATTATGGCGTTTTCATTTGCTGGCTGAACCCCGAGAGGCAACCATGA
- a CDS encoding aspartate aminotransferase family protein, translating to MPHIQLNTPIPGPKSTEVMKRRADAVTSALGQAMPISVKKAKGSLVEDVDGNTFIDLAGGIGTLGVGHAPDFVVKAIQEQAENLIHMCSIVATYEPYVELCEELNRITPGDFKKKTLLANGGSEAVENAVKFARRFTGRQGVIVFEGAYHGRTNLTMSMTSKYALFKKGFGPFASEIYRVPVPNFYRTPKGMTPEAYLEWCCSNLENALVAHVDGSALAAIVIEPVLGEGGFIPMPEPFLRKIREICTREGAVMIADEIQSGSGRTGKLYAIEHSGVIPDLVISAKSLGGGMPISAVTGRAEILDAPHTGGVGSTYGGNPVACVAALAAIRHINTPEVLAQAARIEGVVREIFEPLKGKVQAIGDVRGVGAMMAVEFVKDHDTLEPWSDFVLEVVKRSLQRGVIVIRAGLYTNCIRFLPQLDIPEDQLREALQIVAEVVQQVDQDLGVVRV from the coding sequence ATGCCCCACATCCAACTGAACACCCCCATCCCCGGTCCCAAAAGCACAGAAGTCATGAAACGCCGCGCAGATGCGGTCACCAGTGCCCTCGGGCAGGCCATGCCCATTTCAGTCAAGAAAGCAAAAGGTTCTCTGGTCGAAGATGTGGATGGAAACACCTTCATCGATCTGGCCGGAGGGATTGGCACCCTCGGGGTGGGACATGCCCCGGATTTTGTGGTGAAAGCCATTCAGGAGCAGGCCGAAAACCTGATCCACATGTGCTCGATTGTGGCCACCTACGAGCCTTATGTCGAGCTGTGTGAGGAACTCAACCGCATCACCCCCGGCGATTTCAAGAAGAAAACCCTGCTGGCCAACGGCGGTTCTGAAGCCGTGGAAAATGCAGTGAAGTTTGCCCGCCGTTTCACCGGACGGCAAGGGGTGATTGTCTTTGAAGGGGCTTACCACGGTCGCACCAACCTGACCATGAGCATGACCAGCAAGTACGCCCTGTTCAAAAAGGGCTTTGGTCCGTTTGCCTCCGAGATTTACCGGGTTCCGGTGCCCAACTTTTACCGCACCCCCAAAGGGATGACCCCAGAGGCTTATCTGGAGTGGTGCTGCAGCAACCTCGAAAACGCGCTGGTGGCCCATGTGGACGGAAGCGCTCTGGCTGCCATCGTGATTGAACCTGTGCTGGGTGAAGGGGGATTCATCCCCATGCCCGAGCCTTTCCTGCGCAAAATCCGTGAAATCTGCACCCGCGAAGGGGCCGTGATGATCGCAGACGAAATCCAGTCCGGTTCTGGGCGCACCGGCAAGCTGTATGCCATCGAGCACTCTGGCGTGATTCCTGATCTGGTGATCAGTGCCAAGAGCCTCGGGGGAGGAATGCCCATCAGTGCGGTCACCGGACGTGCGGAAATTCTGGATGCCCCACACACCGGAGGGGTGGGTTCAACTTACGGGGGCAACCCGGTGGCCTGCGTGGCTGCTCTGGCTGCCATCCGTCACATCAACACCCCGGAGGTGCTGGCTCAGGCAGCCCGGATTGAGGGTGTGGTCCGTGAAATTTTTGAGCCCCTGAAAGGCAAAGTCCAGGCCATTGGAGATGTGCGCGGGGTCGGGGCCATGATGGCTGTCGAATTCGTCAAGGACCATGACACGCTGGAACCGTGGTCGGATTTTGTGCTGGAAGTGGTGAAACGCAGCCTCCAGAGGGGCGTCATCGTGATCCGCGCAGGTCTGTACACCAACTGCATCCGGTTCCTGCCCCAGCTTGACATCCCTGAAGACCAGCTTCGGGAAGCCCTGCAGATCGTGGCAGAGGTGGTCCAGCAGGTGGATCAGGACCTCGGGGTGGTTCGTGTCTGA
- a CDS encoding polyamine ABC transporter substrate-binding protein, producing MKQKWMLTLALMSGLSLGAGKELRIYNWSEYMDPKILTDFEKKTGIKVRTDFYESNEEMVAKLQAGGVNQYDIIVPSNFIVPTLINLKLVQPLDLKKIPNIKNLDPQFTKLPFDPANKYSVAYQWGTIGIVYNKDLIKTPPTTWAVIFDPKQNKNKFVMFDSIREMMSIALAYQGADINTKDPAKVKAAGKLLLDTKKNPNFLGFDAGVVGKNKVLAGTVQMAIAYNGDAVRAMDESKKVGFVLPKEGGSIWVDSLMVPAKAPNKDAAMQFINYLLEPKVGAQLSNFIRYATPNKASMQFITPKDRNNKAIYPSAAELKGLKYIVDLGKDNRLYDEVWTEVKSR from the coding sequence ATGAAACAAAAATGGATGCTCACACTGGCCCTCATGTCCGGTCTCTCTCTGGGTGCAGGAAAAGAACTGAGGATTTACAACTGGTCCGAATACATGGACCCCAAAATCCTCACCGACTTTGAAAAGAAAACCGGCATCAAGGTCCGCACCGACTTCTACGAATCCAATGAAGAGATGGTCGCGAAACTGCAAGCCGGAGGGGTCAACCAGTACGACATCATTGTGCCTTCCAACTTCATTGTGCCCACCCTGATCAACCTGAAACTGGTGCAGCCTCTGGACCTGAAAAAAATCCCCAACATCAAAAACCTCGATCCGCAGTTCACCAAACTGCCGTTTGATCCGGCCAACAAATACTCGGTGGCCTACCAGTGGGGCACCATCGGCATCGTGTACAACAAAGACCTGATCAAAACCCCACCCACCACTTGGGCGGTGATTTTCGATCCCAAACAGAACAAAAACAAGTTCGTGATGTTCGATTCCATCCGCGAGATGATGTCCATTGCTCTGGCCTATCAGGGGGCAGACATCAACACCAAGGACCCGGCCAAAGTGAAAGCTGCCGGAAAACTTCTGCTGGACACCAAAAAGAACCCCAATTTCCTGGGATTTGATGCCGGAGTGGTGGGCAAGAACAAGGTGCTTGCGGGCACCGTGCAGATGGCCATTGCCTACAACGGTGATGCGGTCCGAGCCATGGACGAAAGCAAGAAAGTGGGCTTTGTGCTGCCCAAAGAGGGGGGAAGCATCTGGGTGGATTCACTGATGGTCCCGGCCAAAGCACCCAACAAAGACGCTGCAATGCAGTTCATCAATTACCTTTTGGAGCCCAAAGTGGGAGCGCAACTCTCCAATTTCATCCGGTACGCCACCCCCAACAAAGCCTCCATGCAGTTCATCACCCCCAAAGACCGCAACAACAAAGCGATTTATCCGAGTGCAGCAGAACTGAAGGGCCTCAAGTACATTGTGGACCTCGGCAAAGACAACCGCCTGTACGACGAAGTCTGGACCGAAGTGAAGTCAAGGTGA